In one window of Maribacter sp. BPC-D8 DNA:
- a CDS encoding Dps family protein: METLELKLGLDQDYKIAISTKLNTLLADYQIHYMNLRGMHWNVKGSNFFLLHEKFEELYTEANETIDEIAERILTLEQQPLHTFEDYLEHKTIRSIKEVTDGATGISLIIDNLNELLIQEREIIALSSDNDDEGTAALVSDLISGQEKLIWMLKSCLR; encoded by the coding sequence ATGGAAACTTTAGAACTTAAATTAGGATTAGATCAAGATTATAAAATTGCTATTAGTACTAAACTAAACACACTTTTAGCAGATTATCAAATTCATTATATGAACTTGAGAGGAATGCACTGGAATGTAAAAGGTAGTAACTTCTTTCTATTACATGAGAAATTTGAAGAATTATATACTGAGGCAAATGAAACAATTGATGAAATTGCCGAGCGTATTTTAACTTTAGAACAACAACCTTTACATACGTTTGAAGATTATTTAGAACATAAGACCATTAGAAGTATTAAAGAAGTGACTGACGGTGCTACTGGTATTTCTTTAATTATAGATAACCTGAACGAGTTATTAATTCAAGAAAGAGAAATTATAGCGTTGTCTTCTGATAACGATGATGAAGGAACTGCTGCTTTAGTAAGCGATTTAATATCTGGACAAGAAAAATTAATTTGGATGCTTAAATCTTGTTTACGCTAG
- a CDS encoding DUF4303 domain-containing protein codes for MNNHELKAKLLEFTINGVNSFLEANPELVFYAFAFDCNTEECAEVLLCFNTEKEFSKTLEEYQKGRFSHLYKKEEEVFDLKFNTGDWEYQDVDDISLMTRKEIDTIYNSIPSADFNEWEDFTESLMQLFCETLIEFRKTETYNRIPKTKDFISFCIDHDEDFEQAMKRLKKYE; via the coding sequence ATGAATAATCACGAATTGAAAGCAAAATTATTAGAATTTACTATAAACGGAGTTAATAGCTTTTTAGAAGCCAACCCCGAACTTGTATTTTATGCATTTGCTTTTGACTGTAACACAGAAGAATGCGCAGAAGTACTTCTGTGTTTTAATACAGAGAAAGAATTTAGTAAAACCTTAGAGGAATATCAGAAAGGAAGATTCTCGCACCTTTATAAAAAGGAAGAAGAAGTATTTGATTTAAAATTTAATACGGGAGATTGGGAATATCAAGATGTAGATGATATTTCATTAATGACGAGGAAAGAAATTGATACAATTTACAATAGTATACCAAGTGCCGACTTCAATGAATGGGAAGATTTTACAGAAAGTCTTATGCAACTATTTTGCGAAACGCTAATTGAATTTAGAAAAACTGAAACCTATAATCGCATACCAAAAACTAAAGATTTCATTTCATTTTGTATTGACCATGACGAAGATTTTGAGCAAGCAATGAAACGCTTGAAAAAATATGAGTAG
- a CDS encoding VOC family protein: MKQTIARVALVVGDYDKAIKFYTKKLDFNLIEDTDLGDGKRWVVVAPPGSKECSLVLAEAADEKQLASVGNQTGGRVFLFLYTDDFWRDYYKMMERKIKFVRSPEKMPYGMIAVFEDLYGNMWDLLEPIKNQQQEQQQQQQ, from the coding sequence TTGAAACAGACCATAGCACGTGTAGCATTAGTAGTCGGTGATTACGATAAAGCCATTAAATTTTACACCAAAAAATTAGATTTTAACCTAATTGAAGATACCGACTTGGGCGATGGTAAACGTTGGGTTGTTGTAGCTCCGCCAGGGTCTAAAGAATGTTCTTTAGTATTGGCAGAAGCAGCTGACGAAAAACAATTGGCAAGTGTTGGTAACCAAACGGGCGGTCGTGTTTTTCTGTTTCTATACACCGATGATTTTTGGAGAGATTATTACAAAATGATGGAACGTAAAATCAAATTTGTGCGTTCACCAGAAAAAATGCCTTATGGTATGATAGCCGTTTTTGAGGATTTATACGGTAACATGTGGGATTTATTGGAGCCTATTAAAAATCAACAACAAGAGCAGCAACAGCAACAACAATAA
- a CDS encoding phosphate ABC transporter permease translates to MLNIKSILISIIFLFLYNVVSCQEDEKTKIGWSGRYKIESYGKNKKDSLNIQYGIIEKTLNAKVEDIVRKYETDLVRWNMITQTGSQKDSVLLRRFLMNEEFNEYEEFGWTELYKSGKMKCLDGGHFFLCKTTVDNKVKIGEEEFIATTGIFGIVLHKGLFEFTKID, encoded by the coding sequence ATGCTGAATATTAAATCAATACTTATTTCTATTATCTTTTTGTTTCTCTATAATGTAGTGTCTTGTCAAGAGGATGAAAAAACAAAAATTGGTTGGAGTGGTAGATACAAGATTGAATCTTATGGAAAAAATAAAAAAGATTCTTTAAATATTCAATATGGTATTATTGAAAAAACATTGAATGCAAAAGTGGAAGATATAGTCCGTAAATATGAAACAGATTTAGTACGCTGGAATATGATAACCCAAACCGGTTCGCAAAAGGATAGTGTCTTATTAAGAAGATTTTTAATGAATGAAGAATTTAATGAGTATGAAGAATTTGGTTGGACTGAATTATATAAATCTGGAAAAATGAAATGTCTAGATGGCGGACATTTTTTTCTTTGTAAGACCACCGTTGATAATAAAGTAAAAATTGGAGAAGAAGAATTTATAGCAACAACCGGAATTTTTGGTATTGTCTTACACAAAGGTCTTTTCGAATTCACTAAAATTGACTAA
- a CDS encoding YARHG domain-containing protein yields MLQFKTTLVIIFSLFSALSFSQTRDTITFAYMSVQNYEMNLSEIKKIISPKMRDYEGSYHFGESEGEANLEIIFSNGKLYARTEYADWENNTWVEKSDRQSVDYSKYKIVIEKTEYELSTSDNEKGLVSHYYESFEQNIHHDIQFNPDTNIERPEGKYPEASFVKLTSKELSELSISELKIMRNEIFARNGYIFKAGGKMNNYFSKKEWYKPIKKDVIKFSDIEKHNIELILKLEKS; encoded by the coding sequence ATGCTACAATTTAAAACTACGTTGGTTATAATATTTTCACTCTTTAGTGCATTGTCTTTTTCTCAGACTAGAGATACGATAACATTTGCTTATATGAGTGTTCAAAATTATGAAATGAATCTATCAGAAATCAAGAAAATTATAAGCCCTAAAATGAGGGATTATGAAGGTAGTTATCATTTCGGTGAGTCTGAGGGAGAAGCTAATTTAGAAATAATATTTAGTAACGGTAAATTGTATGCAAGAACAGAATATGCCGATTGGGAAAACAATACGTGGGTTGAAAAATCTGATAGACAATCGGTTGACTATTCAAAATATAAAATTGTAATAGAAAAAACTGAATATGAATTATCAACTTCTGATAATGAAAAAGGACTAGTATCTCATTACTATGAAAGTTTCGAACAAAACATACATCACGATATTCAATTTAATCCGGATACTAATATAGAGAGGCCCGAAGGCAAATATCCTGAAGCTAGTTTTGTGAAACTGACCTCAAAAGAACTATCTGAATTATCAATAAGCGAATTAAAAATAATGCGAAACGAAATATTTGCTAGAAATGGATACATTTTTAAAGCTGGTGGAAAAATGAATAACTACTTCTCAAAAAAAGAGTGGTACAAGCCTATAAAGAAAGATGTAATCAAATTTAGTGATATTGAAAAGCATAATATTGAGCTAATCTTGAAATTAGAGAAGTCATAA
- the can gene encoding carbonate dehydratase has protein sequence MKLDFYKSLIDNNKKWVESKLDDDPDFFKKLEKGQQPPLLWIGCSDSRVPANEIIGGKPGEVFVHRNIANMVVHSDMNMLSVLDYAVNVLKIKHIIVCGHYGCGGVKAAMGSKSYGLADNWIRHIRDVYRQHQKELGDITDEEILFDRFVEFNAMEQVYNLAKTSIVQNAWERGQELFLHGWVYGVGTGIIKDLEVNFSCNSQLEEFYKLGII, from the coding sequence ATGAAATTAGATTTTTATAAAAGCTTGATCGATAATAATAAAAAATGGGTCGAATCTAAATTAGATGATGACCCAGATTTTTTCAAGAAATTAGAAAAAGGACAACAACCACCTTTGTTATGGATAGGTTGTTCTGATAGCCGCGTACCTGCCAACGAAATAATTGGCGGTAAACCAGGCGAAGTTTTTGTGCATAGAAATATAGCCAACATGGTGGTACACTCAGACATGAATATGCTTAGTGTGTTAGATTACGCAGTAAATGTGCTAAAAATTAAACACATTATCGTGTGTGGACATTATGGGTGTGGTGGTGTAAAAGCTGCTATGGGAAGTAAATCTTACGGATTAGCAGATAACTGGATCCGCCACATTAGAGATGTCTACAGGCAACATCAAAAAGAGTTGGGAGACATCACTGATGAAGAAATACTTTTTGACCGTTTTGTTGAATTCAATGCTATGGAACAGGTGTACAATCTCGCTAAAACTTCTATAGTACAAAATGCTTGGGAAAGAGGTCAAGAACTATTTTTACATGGTTGGGTATATGGTGTAGGTACAGGAATAATAAAAGATTTAGAGGTTAATTTTAGCTGTAATTCGCAATTAGAAGAGTTCTATAAACTAGGGATTATATGA
- a CDS encoding DUF4240 domain-containing protein, with protein sequence MKRTFINQIGASNKFWTIEQLEEKYLVQWGKIGTDGRNNEKEFSSSAQCLKEIEKLIKEKINKGYTETNDLTNIPEKPVLEYKPMNDYIFWAIISSFNWKKTGDDDAVLRPALKSLIAMTVDDIKLFAEILSEKLYSLDGRAYASNIGPDSFTSETEFFSTDYFLYVRCCVIANGKEYYESVLADPTQMPEEMDFESLLYLANEAYNKKLKTEGEFIETKLSFETYSNVEKWK encoded by the coding sequence ATGAAACGAACTTTCATCAATCAAATAGGAGCATCGAATAAATTTTGGACCATAGAACAACTTGAAGAAAAGTACCTAGTTCAATGGGGAAAAATTGGTACTGATGGTCGTAATAATGAAAAGGAGTTTTCATCTTCAGCTCAATGCTTAAAAGAAATTGAAAAACTTATTAAGGAGAAAATTAATAAAGGATACACCGAAACTAACGACTTGACCAATATACCGGAAAAGCCGGTTTTGGAGTATAAACCTATGAACGATTATATATTTTGGGCAATCATCTCATCATTTAATTGGAAAAAGACTGGTGATGATGATGCAGTTTTACGACCTGCCTTAAAAAGTTTAATTGCCATGACTGTTGACGATATTAAGCTGTTTGCTGAAATTCTTTCTGAAAAGCTATATAGCTTAGATGGTCGTGCTTACGCTTCAAACATTGGTCCGGATTCTTTCACAAGCGAAACTGAGTTTTTCTCAACAGACTATTTTCTTTACGTTAGATGCTGCGTTATAGCAAACGGAAAAGAATACTATGAAAGTGTATTAGCAGATCCTACTCAAATGCCCGAAGAAATGGATTTTGAATCCTTACTATATTTAGCAAATGAAGCGTATAACAAAAAGTTAAAGACCGAAGGTGAATTTATAGAGACAAAATTATCTTTTGAAACATATAGCAATGTGGAAAAGTGGAAATAA
- a CDS encoding carbon starvation protein A, translating into MITFITSMILLVLGYLIYGRFVDKTFKPNETKETPAHTMEDGVDFVPMNSNKNAFIQILNIAGVGPIFGPILGALYGPIAFIWIVVGSIFAGAVHDYLTGMISLRFGGAHLPALASRFLGKSFSHVVNFFALLLLILVGTVFVTAPAKMIDDVIGAETSYLTVILFAIFFYYIIATLLPIDKIIGKIYPVLGMLLILSAIGICIGMSVIGNPIPELTFQNMHPNGVPYYPVIFLTISCGALSGFHATQSPIISRTINNEKDGRKVFYGMMILEAAIAMIWAAASMSILDGDSLNELLQNGGPTAVVNKIAIASLGAIGGTIAVLGVIVLPITSGDTSFRAARMIIADYLNIDQKVLKNRFMVAIPLFIVSFILTKMDFQLLWRYFSWANQVTAAIALWIGAVYLYQKKTHYLIALVPAFFITSVVGSYIFYDPTVGLGLDLIISNWIGIAISTFLTVLFFMKMRDKNKQIK; encoded by the coding sequence ATGATTACATTTATTACCTCAATGATTTTATTGGTATTGGGTTATCTTATCTACGGCAGGTTTGTAGATAAAACGTTTAAACCCAATGAAACAAAGGAAACTCCCGCACATACAATGGAAGACGGAGTGGACTTTGTACCCATGAACAGTAATAAAAATGCATTTATTCAAATTCTGAATATTGCAGGTGTAGGTCCTATTTTTGGTCCCATATTGGGCGCTCTATATGGTCCGATAGCATTTATTTGGATTGTAGTTGGGTCCATCTTCGCAGGTGCTGTGCATGATTACCTCACCGGTATGATTTCTTTACGATTTGGCGGAGCGCATTTACCGGCTTTAGCATCACGATTTTTAGGAAAATCATTTAGTCACGTTGTAAACTTCTTTGCTCTATTGCTCTTAATACTAGTAGGTACTGTTTTTGTTACAGCACCTGCAAAAATGATAGACGATGTCATTGGTGCAGAAACCAGTTACCTGACCGTAATACTTTTTGCAATATTCTTCTATTACATTATAGCTACTTTGTTGCCAATCGATAAAATCATTGGTAAAATTTATCCTGTACTAGGTATGCTTCTTATACTTAGTGCTATTGGTATTTGCATAGGTATGTCCGTAATCGGGAATCCTATTCCTGAGTTGACATTTCAAAATATGCACCCAAATGGTGTTCCGTATTATCCGGTAATTTTCTTGACAATCTCATGTGGGGCATTATCAGGGTTTCATGCAACGCAATCGCCTATCATTTCTCGTACCATAAATAATGAAAAAGATGGCAGAAAAGTGTTTTATGGTATGATGATACTTGAAGCTGCCATTGCAATGATATGGGCAGCAGCATCCATGAGTATTTTAGATGGAGACAGCTTAAATGAACTTTTACAAAATGGAGGTCCGACCGCGGTAGTTAATAAAATTGCCATAGCCTCGTTAGGAGCTATTGGTGGTACTATTGCCGTGTTGGGTGTCATTGTGCTACCTATTACATCGGGAGACACTTCTTTTAGAGCCGCACGTATGATTATTGCCGATTACTTGAATATAGACCAGAAGGTCTTAAAGAATCGGTTTATGGTAGCTATTCCACTATTTATAGTTTCCTTCATTTTAACCAAAATGGATTTTCAATTATTGTGGAGGTATTTTTCATGGGCTAATCAGGTAACCGCAGCTATTGCCTTGTGGATCGGGGCAGTGTATTTATACCAAAAGAAAACACATTATCTCATCGCCTTGGTTCCTGCATTTTTTATAACATCAGTAGTTGGTTCTTATATTTTTTACGACCCAACCGTCGGTCTGGGTTTGGATCTTATAATATCTAACTGGATCGGTATAGCAATTTCTACATTTTTGACGGTGTTGTTTTTTATGAAAATGAGAGATAAGAATAAGCAGATAAAATAA